ACAGCAGTATCGCAGTCTGCCACTATGTATCTGTTCCATCATTTCATAATCAATGATATAAGATATCTCAAAGAGATGATACCGGACGCCGAAAGTTTGCATAATTTGCAGAAATTCCAGTACAAAACATATAACCTTTAATAAGAGGATTAACTAATGAATATCTTAATAGCATGTGAATTTAGTGGGGTTGTAAGGGATGCGTTTAATGAAAAAGGGCATAATGCCTGGTCATGCGACATATCCCCTACCGAATCAAGTGGTAATCATATACAGGGTGATGTAGTAAATTATCTTAATGCTGGTTGGGATATGATGATTGCTCACCCTCCCTGTACGTATCTGGCGGTTTGTGGGAATAGATGGATGAAAAACAATCCCGCCCGCGAACAATCACGAAAAGAAGCAATCACATTTTTCATGAAATTAGTTAACTGCAATATTCCTAAAATATGTGTTGAAAATCCTGTCGGTATTATGTCTACACAATGGAGAAAACCGGAACAATATATTCAGCCGTATGAATATGGCCACCCGGAAACAAAAAAAACCGGCCTATGGTTGAAAGGATTGCCAAAATTAAAACCTACGAATATTGTTACTCCGGAGTACATATTAGGCAAAGATGGAAAACGATATTCCAGAATTCATTATATGAGTCAATGGAACAATCACGATCGATCTAAAGAACGAAGTAGAACATATTTAGGGATTGCTGCTGCAATGGCCGACCAATGGGGATAGATGCAAATTTAGCCTATACGAACAATAACTTATAAATAGTATAACTTTCATAACTATCGGTTTGGAGTTATATTATATGAATTTAATTGAACACCACATAAAATATAAAGAAATTCATGGTAAAGATGTTACGGTATGGTTAAGTAGAAGTGAACATAGTAAATTACATCGAAGATTAAGAAAGGAAAACAAATGTAAAATATCTGTTCCAGAATTATTGATAATAGCTCAAAAAGCGGGTAGGCGTACAGATAGAGCGAAACGATATAATAAAGAATATAGATATATGAATATATATTCC
This portion of the Bacteroidota bacterium genome encodes:
- a CDS encoding DNA cytosine methyltransferase, with the translated sequence MNILIACEFSGVVRDAFNEKGHNAWSCDISPTESSGNHIQGDVVNYLNAGWDMMIAHPPCTYLAVCGNRWMKNNPAREQSRKEAITFFMKLVNCNIPKICVENPVGIMSTQWRKPEQYIQPYEYGHPETKKTGLWLKGLPKLKPTNIVTPEYILGKDGKRYSRIHYMSQWNNHDRSKERSRTYLGIAAAMADQWG